A portion of the Anabas testudineus chromosome 22, fAnaTes1.2, whole genome shotgun sequence genome contains these proteins:
- the LOC113148717 gene encoding uncharacterized protein LOC113148717, with protein MNTGPTKSLFTNSAMKNYVITVFCITCNMLVSGSSRSDQVHQTPTDIINIPGQTATITCSHSIDSYDQILWYKQSNSQLQFLGYYYVERAYPETGEDVKMDGGANKNQNCTLTIPKLEHSAVYFCAASLHNATHRCSSVQKPPHSMFSSLTARSHLCFSLRTSLFTLVYRASGVCWLVYFGFDTRPHWITSHTAVTLPHAAPHSFCFSVIKHIVFSLLWTTNVVDLNQQMTLSPTPVSETWTSNTVSFVGQCFSFGLKV; from the exons ATGAACACAGGACCAACAAAAAGCTTGTTCACAAATTCAGCCATGAAAAACTATGTGATCACAGTTTTCTGTATAACCTGTAATATGCTGGTGTCAG gtTCTTCTCGCAGTGACCAAGTCCACCAGACTCCAACTGATATTATCAACATACCAGGACAAACAGCTACaatcacatgttcacacagtaTTGACAGCTATGATCAAATTCTCTGGTACAAGCAGTCAAACAGCCAGCTGCAGTTCCTGGGATATTATTATGTTGAAAGGGCATATCCAGAAACTGGAGAGGATGTGAAGATGGATGGAGGtgcaaataaaaaccaaaactgcACGTTAACAATTCCAAAACTCGAGCACAGTGCAGTTTACTTCTGTGCTGCTAGTCTGCACAATGCTACACATCGCTGCTCCTCAgtacaaaaacctcctcacAGCATGTTTTCATCTCTCACAGCTCGGTCGCACCTGTGTTTCTCCCTCAGAACATCATTATTCACACTCGTTTACAGAGCCAGTGGTGTATGTTGGTTGGTGTACTTTGGTTTTGATACAAGACCTCACTGGATCACGTCACACACTGCAGTGACCCTCCCACATGCAGCTCCTCATAGTTTCTGTTTTAGCGTCATTAAACACATTGTCTTCAGTTTGCTGTGGACCACAAACGTAGTTGATCTAAACCAACAAATGACACTCTCACCTACTCCAGTCTCTGAAACATGGACTTCAAACACGGTGTCCTTTGTTGGTCAATGCTTCTCCTTTGGATTAAAG GTTTAA